One Polyangiaceae bacterium genomic window carries:
- the pilQ gene encoding type IV pilus secretin PilQ, which produces MPRAAAQGASPLEVREVKLAAPSETTARISVATTAEPRFVARTADGGKRLVVEMSGAEIKGSHNITRGNAIVARVSSQTATQDDTKIARISVDLARNAEYRITTSPTGLVIDLAAADATVPMRAAASDAAPAARAAGQTITAAVTNVRFDHQPSKDRVIVELDADAKYTHATTPNGRTVIELQGVRLADALERTLDVTAFGGPVTAVSTYRRRSDPSRVVVEIEPKAGSVAAVAREGNALVVTFPQDPKDAASTGVGADGGVARRTRTVAREEDPRGPRGGAPQPTETTIDGEEAAGFLPTSPLAQQRRFAGRRIDLDLKDADIHNVLRFISDIGRVNVITSDDVKGTVTIRIKNVPWDQALETVLQSKGLGMVRQGNMIRVAPLDVLNKERELDLARRRADLQLAPLETRLIPVNYAAAKELQARGKDLLSPRGTLAVDERTNILIARDVAGNLDQIEELVRALDTQTPQVLIEARIVEATSRYLRDVGIQWGGDSSISAATGNPTGLAFPSRIGIVGGASDQVTPTGGLSPFDRQVPNPNFAVNLPAATGTGLGGALGFTFGSIDNSVNLAVRLSAAEASGMLRIISSPRILTLDNREARISQGTLIPFSQISAQGVQTTFQEAKLQLLVKPHVTSDGSIAMHVKINRDEPDFNQTSARGDPTILKREAETDLLIMDGHTAVIGGIFTRNTGRNLDQVPVLGDIPLFGILFQRRRASDTRSELVIFITPRIVNRAEALGK; this is translated from the coding sequence GCCGAACCGCGGTTCGTCGCGCGCACGGCCGATGGGGGCAAACGCCTCGTCGTCGAAATGTCCGGTGCAGAAATCAAAGGTTCGCACAACATCACGCGGGGCAACGCGATCGTGGCGCGTGTGTCGAGCCAAACCGCGACCCAGGACGACACCAAGATCGCGCGCATCAGCGTCGACCTTGCCCGAAATGCCGAGTACCGCATCACCACGAGCCCCACGGGACTCGTGATCGATCTGGCCGCCGCCGACGCGACCGTACCCATGCGCGCTGCTGCATCCGACGCCGCGCCCGCCGCGCGTGCGGCAGGACAAACCATCACGGCAGCCGTCACGAATGTGCGGTTCGATCATCAGCCGAGCAAAGACCGCGTCATCGTCGAGCTCGATGCGGACGCCAAGTACACGCACGCGACGACGCCGAATGGGCGCACGGTCATCGAGCTTCAAGGTGTGCGTCTTGCCGATGCTCTCGAACGAACGCTCGACGTGACCGCCTTCGGTGGCCCCGTAACGGCGGTCTCCACGTATCGACGTCGCAGCGATCCGTCGCGCGTCGTCGTCGAGATCGAGCCGAAAGCTGGAAGCGTCGCGGCCGTTGCGCGCGAAGGCAACGCGCTCGTCGTGACGTTCCCGCAGGATCCGAAAGACGCCGCATCAACCGGCGTAGGCGCCGACGGTGGTGTGGCGCGACGAACCCGCACGGTGGCTCGTGAAGAGGATCCGCGCGGCCCTCGAGGTGGCGCGCCTCAGCCGACGGAAACGACGATCGACGGTGAGGAAGCGGCCGGCTTCTTGCCGACGTCGCCCTTGGCTCAGCAGCGTCGGTTTGCAGGTCGCCGCATCGATCTCGACCTGAAAGATGCCGACATCCACAACGTCTTGCGTTTCATCTCGGACATCGGTCGCGTCAACGTGATCACGTCGGACGACGTGAAAGGCACGGTCACGATCCGCATCAAGAACGTGCCTTGGGATCAAGCGCTCGAGACGGTCCTTCAATCGAAGGGCCTCGGCATGGTTCGTCAGGGCAACATGATTCGCGTCGCGCCGCTCGACGTGCTCAACAAAGAGCGCGAGCTCGACCTGGCGAGGCGTAGGGCGGACTTGCAGCTCGCGCCCCTCGAGACGCGGCTCATTCCGGTGAACTACGCGGCTGCGAAGGAGCTTCAGGCCCGCGGCAAAGACTTGCTCTCGCCGCGCGGAACGCTCGCCGTCGACGAACGGACGAACATCCTCATTGCGCGCGACGTCGCTGGAAACCTCGACCAGATCGAAGAGCTGGTCCGCGCACTCGACACGCAGACGCCGCAGGTGCTCATCGAAGCGCGCATCGTGGAAGCTACGAGCCGCTACTTGCGCGACGTCGGCATCCAGTGGGGTGGTGACAGCAGCATCAGCGCGGCCACGGGCAATCCGACGGGATTGGCGTTCCCGTCGCGTATCGGTATCGTTGGTGGTGCAAGCGATCAGGTGACGCCCACGGGCGGTTTGTCCCCGTTCGATCGACAAGTCCCCAACCCGAACTTCGCCGTCAACTTGCCGGCGGCCACGGGCACCGGCCTCGGTGGTGCCCTCGGCTTCACCTTCGGGTCGATCGACAACTCGGTCAATCTTGCCGTGCGTCTTTCGGCAGCCGAAGCGAGCGGCATGCTGCGCATCATTTCGAGCCCGCGCATCCTGACGCTCGACAACCGCGAAGCGCGCATCAGCCAAGGCACCTTGATTCCGTTCTCGCAAATCAGCGCGCAAGGTGTCCAAACGACGTTCCAAGAAGCCAAACTGCAGCTCCTCGTCAAACCTCACGTCACGAGCGATGGCAGCATCGCGATGCACGTGAAGATCAACCGTGACGAACCGGACTTCAACCAAACGTCGGCCCGTGGCGATCCCACCATCCTCAAGCGTGAAGCCGAAACCGACTTGCTGATCATGGACGGGCACACGGCGGTCATCGGCGGCATCTTCACGCGCAACACCGGCAGAAACCTCGATCAGGTTCCCGTGCTGGGCGACATTCCGCTCTTCGGCATCCTCTTCCAACGACGCCGAGCCAGCGATACGCGCAGTGAGCTCGTCATCTTCATCACTCCGCGCATCGTCAATCGCGCCGAAGCGCTCGGCAAGTAA
- a CDS encoding IgGFc-binding protein, giving the protein MHTNSLRWLFISTVCGLASIAACSASSGKTTPTGGGGEGGTGNSGSGNSPSTGGTGGTGGDIVFPAGSGGNSGCATTCSADLKKVVDCNGVVISTCSGEQGCANGACINDPCQAAEISKSSYGCDYWSLKTELISEGSGACFAAFVANTWSTPVHLQVEYKGQQLPVANFTRIPQGQGQSLSYAPYDAAAGLAPGQVAILFLAQGPNLGSFMPACPVQAAVGEEAAVTGTGYGSAFHLTSDRPVVAYQILPYGGGSSAATSATLLLPTSAWDTNYIAVNAYKQSQVVPQAAPSLDILAHEDNTQVTILPKVAINGGNGVPSGSAGQPQTYTLNRGQYLQLTQSAELTGSPIQSDKPIGIWGGATCLNVPVNATACDSAQQQIPPIRALGHEYAAVRYRGRAGNPNEAPPWRIVGAVDGTQLTWAPTTPPGAPLSISSGQVHEFNSPGPFVVASQDKDHPFYLASYMTGGEDFGGEGDPEWVNVIPTAQYLDSYVLFTDPTYSETNLVVVRRPSKDGAFADVKLDCAGSLTGWEKVGQYEYTRIDLVTGNFQNVGNCSNGRHEMSSDLPFGVTVWGWGTIPGFPGQGGLFTQYVSYAYPAGASVQSINDVVVPPVPK; this is encoded by the coding sequence ATGCATACAAATTCCCTTCGGTGGCTATTTATTTCGACGGTTTGCGGGCTTGCATCCATCGCGGCATGCAGCGCCTCGAGCGGCAAAACGACACCCACCGGCGGTGGTGGGGAAGGCGGCACCGGAAACTCGGGCAGCGGCAACTCGCCGAGCACGGGTGGCACGGGTGGCACGGGTGGGGACATTGTTTTTCCCGCCGGCAGCGGTGGAAACAGCGGGTGTGCAACGACGTGTTCGGCAGACTTGAAAAAGGTCGTCGATTGCAACGGTGTCGTCATCTCCACATGCTCGGGTGAACAAGGTTGTGCGAACGGGGCGTGCATCAACGATCCGTGTCAAGCGGCCGAAATTTCAAAGAGCTCGTACGGGTGTGACTACTGGTCGCTCAAGACCGAGCTGATTTCTGAAGGATCGGGCGCATGTTTCGCCGCATTCGTGGCAAATACGTGGTCGACGCCCGTACATCTCCAAGTCGAATACAAGGGTCAACAACTGCCCGTTGCAAACTTCACGCGAATTCCTCAGGGTCAAGGGCAGAGTTTGTCCTATGCGCCTTACGATGCCGCCGCGGGGCTTGCGCCTGGTCAAGTGGCCATTCTTTTTCTCGCGCAAGGTCCCAATTTGGGATCTTTCATGCCCGCATGCCCCGTTCAAGCGGCGGTTGGGGAAGAGGCGGCAGTCACGGGCACGGGATATGGAAGCGCGTTTCACCTGACCTCGGACAGGCCCGTCGTGGCGTATCAAATTTTGCCGTATGGCGGCGGCAGTTCGGCGGCGACGTCCGCGACGTTGCTCTTGCCCACGAGCGCATGGGATACGAATTACATCGCCGTCAATGCATACAAGCAAAGCCAAGTCGTGCCGCAGGCAGCTCCGTCGCTCGACATCCTGGCGCACGAGGACAACACCCAAGTCACGATTCTGCCCAAAGTGGCCATCAACGGTGGCAATGGCGTTCCCAGTGGATCCGCTGGGCAACCGCAAACGTACACGCTGAATCGAGGGCAATATTTGCAGCTCACGCAATCCGCAGAGCTCACGGGTAGCCCCATTCAGTCCGACAAACCCATTGGCATTTGGGGCGGAGCGACGTGTCTCAACGTGCCCGTGAACGCCACGGCTTGCGATTCGGCGCAACAGCAAATTCCGCCCATCCGCGCGCTTGGCCACGAATATGCGGCCGTGCGTTATCGAGGACGTGCAGGCAACCCCAATGAAGCGCCCCCGTGGAGAATCGTCGGCGCAGTCGACGGGACTCAGTTGACTTGGGCGCCCACGACGCCTCCCGGCGCGCCATTGTCGATTTCATCCGGGCAAGTACACGAATTCAATTCGCCTGGGCCGTTCGTCGTCGCGAGCCAAGACAAGGACCATCCATTTTACCTCGCGTCCTACATGACGGGCGGCGAGGACTTCGGCGGCGAAGGAGATCCGGAGTGGGTCAACGTCATTCCCACTGCGCAGTACCTCGATTCGTACGTGCTCTTCACCGATCCCACCTATTCCGAGACGAACCTCGTGGTCGTCCGTAGACCGTCGAAGGACGGAGCATTCGCCGACGTGAAATTGGATTGCGCCGGATCGCTCACGGGTTGGGAAAAAGTCGGACAGTACGAATACACACGCATCGACCTCGTTACCGGCAACTTCCAAAATGTCGGGAACTGTTCGAATGGCAGACACGAAATGTCGAGCGATCTGCCTTTCGGGGTCACCGTCTGGGGCTGGGGCACGATTCCTGGATTCCCAGGTCAAGGGGGCCTTTTCACGCAATACGTGTCCTACGCGTATCCTGCAGGCGCGAGCGTGCAGTCCATCAACGACGTCGTCGTGCCTCCAGTGCCGAAGTGA
- a CDS encoding tryptophan 7-halogenase — MHDVIIAGGGIAGGFLARQLRRQKPELDILLLESKPVMDDFKVGESTVEVAASYMIRRLELGTYLYQHQLPKNGLRFFFDSPNKDLPLERMSEIGSDHLPFHPSFQLERAKLERDLAAMNASDGVDVRLGAKVQDVRINGTDGHTVIWEQGGERHEARGRWFVDASGRRQLLARKLGMPIHKETRLETAAAWGRYRNVAGLDAVTDPAFRNRVRYTSRHLSTNHFMYDGYWIWFIPLAGDIMSVGVVYDKARIGPGPRNRDAFETFLNEHRSSRDLMRGAIFEDFQSYAHLPYHTEKFFAKDRWALTGEAGAFVDPFYSPGSDFIATANEFIGALIQADFGGSRADFEERVDLYDAYYRFKYESTLLLYSRMYAIFGSYEIFRLKYLLDFNNYYNLVYWPFLADKITDIEWIRGELDFTDVVLRALSSMSNHFTKMADILRERGEYHAQNEGRWANGLNGVVALESRITPVLDETFRREQVNRAYGSVFAAILERLSGQPGLGDRKRVLDELQLPHVMVWKDIDQDSTRRFLDRIARRLAADVRRDFPDVKSVQFGEDASVLKLSGISEDDARYAAALERARALWNVSGHSYAYQAL, encoded by the coding sequence ATGCATGACGTCATCATTGCCGGCGGTGGAATAGCGGGCGGGTTCTTGGCTCGTCAGCTCCGCCGTCAAAAGCCCGAGCTCGACATATTGCTTCTCGAATCGAAACCCGTCATGGACGACTTCAAGGTCGGCGAAAGCACGGTCGAAGTCGCGGCGAGTTACATGATTCGGCGCCTCGAGCTTGGTACGTACCTATATCAACATCAGCTTCCGAAAAACGGGCTGCGATTTTTCTTCGATTCGCCGAACAAAGACCTGCCGCTCGAACGCATGAGCGAAATCGGATCGGATCATTTGCCATTTCATCCGAGCTTTCAGCTCGAACGCGCCAAGCTCGAACGTGATCTCGCGGCAATGAACGCAAGTGACGGCGTCGACGTGCGCCTCGGAGCCAAAGTCCAAGACGTCCGAATCAATGGCACGGACGGGCATACCGTCATTTGGGAACAAGGTGGCGAGCGGCACGAAGCACGTGGAAGGTGGTTTGTCGACGCAAGCGGAAGGCGGCAATTGCTCGCCCGGAAGCTCGGCATGCCGATTCACAAGGAAACGCGCCTCGAAACGGCTGCTGCATGGGGACGTTATCGCAACGTCGCGGGTCTCGATGCCGTCACTGATCCGGCATTTCGCAATCGAGTACGTTATACGTCTCGGCATTTGTCGACAAACCATTTCATGTATGATGGGTATTGGATTTGGTTCATTCCGCTCGCCGGCGACATCATGAGCGTCGGGGTCGTGTACGACAAAGCTAGGATTGGTCCGGGACCGCGCAATCGCGACGCGTTCGAAACGTTCCTCAACGAACACCGTTCGTCACGGGACCTCATGCGTGGGGCCATTTTCGAGGACTTTCAGAGTTACGCGCATTTGCCGTACCACACGGAGAAGTTTTTCGCGAAAGACCGCTGGGCGCTCACCGGTGAAGCCGGTGCATTCGTCGATCCGTTTTACAGTCCCGGTTCGGACTTCATTGCGACGGCGAACGAATTCATCGGAGCGCTGATTCAGGCCGATTTCGGGGGCTCGCGAGCCGACTTCGAAGAGCGCGTGGATCTCTACGACGCATATTATCGATTCAAGTACGAAAGCACGCTCTTGCTTTATTCGCGGATGTACGCCATTTTTGGGAGTTATGAAATATTTCGGCTCAAGTACTTGCTCGATTTCAACAATTATTACAACCTCGTGTACTGGCCGTTTCTCGCGGACAAAATCACGGACATCGAATGGATCCGCGGCGAGCTCGACTTTACGGACGTCGTTTTGCGAGCGCTCTCGTCCATGTCGAACCACTTCACGAAAATGGCGGACATTTTGCGCGAGCGAGGTGAATATCATGCGCAAAACGAGGGGCGCTGGGCCAATGGTCTCAACGGTGTCGTGGCGCTCGAGTCACGTATCACGCCGGTGCTCGATGAGACATTTCGGCGCGAGCAGGTGAATCGCGCGTATGGTAGCGTTTTTGCAGCGATTTTGGAACGTCTGTCTGGACAACCAGGCCTCGGCGATCGCAAACGCGTGCTCGATGAATTGCAGCTTCCTCACGTGATGGTGTGGAAAGACATCGATCAAGACAGCACGCGAAGGTTTCTCGATCGGATCGCGCGGCGCCTTGCAGCCGATGTGCGCCGAGATTTTCCAGACGTGAAGAGTGTGCAATTTGGCGAGGATGCCAGCGTGCTAAAACTTTCAGGCATTTCCGAGGACGACGCTCGGTATGCGGCGGCGCTCGAGCGAGCTCGTGCGCTGTGGAACGTTTCGGGGCATTCGTACGCGTACCAGGCGCTGTAA
- a CDS encoding DUF4189 domain-containing protein, which produces MKNSFVLSMVAGICAVSALSVPTLAQAGEYGAIAYSEGTGAYGWATDYDTRDIAESVALRRCGEHAQDCYVAIWVHNGCAALARGSRVGNVVHAGWAWATGQGSESANRGVAERQALTFCSQRTTNCTVTATVCSGRQ; this is translated from the coding sequence ATGAAAAATTCATTTGTGTTGTCGATGGTTGCGGGGATTTGTGCTGTATCGGCTTTGTCGGTGCCAACACTGGCGCAGGCGGGAGAATACGGCGCGATTGCGTATTCCGAGGGAACCGGGGCCTATGGCTGGGCAACGGATTACGATACGCGAGACATCGCGGAATCGGTAGCGCTTCGTCGCTGCGGCGAACATGCGCAAGATTGTTACGTGGCCATTTGGGTGCACAATGGGTGCGCGGCATTGGCGCGCGGCTCGCGCGTGGGAAACGTGGTGCATGCAGGATGGGCATGGGCGACCGGTCAAGGGTCCGAGTCGGCAAACCGAGGCGTGGCCGAGCGGCAAGCGCTCACGTTTTGTTCGCAACGCACGACGAACTGCACGGTCACCGCAACCGTTTGCAGCGGACGCCAATGA
- a CDS encoding peptide chain release factor 3, translated as MTDNLIARQIARRKTFAIISHPDAGKTTLTEKLLLYGGAIQLAGAVKAKRDRSHAVSDWMEMERERGISIQSSVLQFPYAGHLLSLVDTPGHADFSEDTYRALMATDAAIMLLDSAKGVEAQTKKLFRVCKLRSMPIFTFVNKLDRPGRDPFELIGEVEEVLGIGVYPITWPITSQGKFKGVYHRLTRQVALFEQVAHGAEIAPMAAHDLEDPALAAALDEEGVKQLRDDVELLDAAGDALDAGKLARGEVTPMFFGSAITNFGLPQFLDSFVEMMPKPMPRPSDKGEIAPDDERFTAFVFKIQANMDRAHRDRVAFLRVCSGRYERGMKVRHVRLERDIRLNNPVQFMAQERTLVEDGFAGDIIGVFDPGIFLIGDTITDGPAIRYAPLPQFPPEYFARFLMMDPMKRKQLKKGLEQLAQEGSVQLFRPPEGREGEAILGAVGELQFDVVKHRLSAEYNVDVRIERLSFNLARWVEGEPLPLAELESQLYGYGALDIHGSPVVLFKGDWQLETCARAFPKTRFVELGGGGLEMPTAD; from the coding sequence GTGACAGACAACCTCATCGCGCGCCAAATCGCGCGCCGCAAAACATTCGCCATCATCTCGCACCCCGACGCGGGCAAGACCACCCTCACGGAAAAGCTCTTGCTCTACGGTGGAGCCATCCAGCTCGCAGGCGCCGTCAAGGCCAAGCGCGACAGATCCCACGCCGTCAGCGACTGGATGGAAATGGAGCGAGAACGCGGCATTTCCATCCAATCGAGCGTCCTGCAATTTCCTTATGCCGGACATCTCTTGTCGCTCGTCGATACGCCCGGCCACGCGGACTTCAGCGAGGACACGTATCGAGCGCTCATGGCCACCGACGCAGCCATCATGCTGCTCGATTCCGCCAAAGGTGTCGAAGCTCAAACCAAGAAATTATTTCGTGTCTGCAAATTGCGCAGCATGCCCATTTTCACCTTCGTCAACAAGCTCGACAGGCCGGGGCGGGATCCTTTCGAATTGATAGGTGAAGTCGAGGAAGTCCTTGGAATTGGCGTCTACCCGATCACGTGGCCCATTACGTCGCAAGGCAAGTTCAAGGGCGTGTATCATCGTCTCACGCGGCAGGTCGCGCTTTTCGAGCAAGTTGCACACGGCGCCGAAATCGCGCCGATGGCTGCGCACGACCTCGAAGATCCGGCGCTCGCAGCGGCGCTCGACGAAGAAGGCGTCAAACAGCTTCGCGACGACGTCGAATTGCTCGACGCAGCGGGCGATGCGCTCGATGCGGGAAAACTCGCACGAGGCGAAGTCACGCCGATGTTTTTCGGCAGTGCCATTACGAACTTCGGTCTCCCGCAATTCCTCGATTCGTTCGTGGAGATGATGCCCAAGCCGATGCCGCGTCCGAGCGACAAGGGCGAGATTGCGCCGGACGACGAACGATTCACGGCATTCGTGTTCAAGATTCAAGCGAACATGGACCGAGCTCATCGCGATCGCGTGGCATTTCTTCGCGTTTGCTCGGGTCGTTACGAACGCGGGATGAAGGTTCGTCACGTACGACTGGAGCGAGATATTCGGCTCAACAATCCGGTGCAATTCATGGCGCAGGAACGTACGCTCGTCGAAGACGGGTTTGCCGGGGACATCATTGGAGTGTTCGACCCGGGAATATTCCTCATTGGGGATACGATCACGGACGGCCCAGCCATTCGATATGCGCCGCTTCCGCAATTTCCGCCGGAATACTTCGCGCGCTTTTTGATGATGGATCCGATGAAACGCAAGCAGCTCAAAAAAGGACTCGAGCAGCTCGCGCAAGAAGGCAGCGTGCAGCTTTTTCGCCCGCCCGAGGGACGTGAAGGCGAAGCGATTTTGGGCGCCGTCGGTGAATTGCAATTCGACGTCGTCAAACATCGCCTCAGCGCCGAATACAATGTGGATGTTCGCATCGAACGGTTGTCGTTCAACTTGGCGCGGTGGGTCGAGGGTGAACCATTACCGCTCGCGGAGCTCGAATCGCAACTGTATGGTTATGGCGCGCTGGACATTCACGGGAGCCCGGTGGTGCTCTTCAAGGGTGATTGGCAATTGGAGACGTGCGCGAGAGCGTTTCCCAAGACGCGCTTCGTCGAGCTCGGCGGTGGCGGTTTGGAAATGCCGACGGCGGATTGA
- a CDS encoding prolipoprotein diacylglyceryl transferase: MRSALVAWFERMGLPGWLAPDYMMMVGVAALLGAAVTMWLSERDGADTRIERRALLATYVGALAGGYLFEWVRALPDVIAKQSWGPLLHSGRAAYGGFLVGTLAAVVVLRRGGANVLPFLDRAVPLCGISYGFVRVGCFLAGCDYGTPTASVLGVRFPAGSPAAVDHAALGWIPRGAESLPVHATQLYEAAIGIVAAAIASIWLVKGKRDGRAFATFAALYAVGRFFVEMLRGDGSRGLYGTTSTSQWVSLVLLVMIGAFVWQAKRQARQTVSAALALVALVAFPRLGMAQKVGGGPAAPPPTTTASSSNVPPPPPVPAAQPYPGQPGAQPYPYPPPAGAQPYPYPYPPPAGAQPYPYPYPPPAGAQPYPYPYPPPPGAAPYPPQQPPPGSTPPPAEEPDEPKADRQKGYNERHLGIGLALGGYLAPKFGVSHGTTMELEATWRFNSSVRTRLEVGLEGRLVLTSDATQGGIGVPLRFVAGLGRTTEMDVTMVPFYSRIGFDSKYFESINAFGARFQWGIGWPLSSHIALGVNPIVIGVMGSSDVKPVFTFEPKIWVKVAPF; the protein is encoded by the coding sequence ATGAGAAGCGCACTCGTTGCTTGGTTCGAGCGAATGGGTTTGCCCGGATGGCTTGCGCCTGATTACATGATGATGGTCGGGGTGGCCGCGCTCCTTGGAGCTGCGGTGACGATGTGGCTTTCGGAGCGGGACGGCGCGGATACGCGCATCGAGCGTCGGGCCCTCTTGGCGACGTACGTGGGTGCGCTGGCGGGCGGGTACCTATTCGAATGGGTGCGAGCGCTGCCGGACGTGATTGCAAAGCAATCGTGGGGACCTCTGCTGCATTCTGGACGAGCTGCTTATGGTGGGTTTCTCGTCGGAACGCTCGCTGCGGTCGTCGTTTTGCGAAGGGGAGGGGCGAACGTGCTGCCATTTTTGGATCGTGCGGTACCGCTCTGCGGAATTTCGTACGGGTTTGTCCGAGTGGGATGTTTCTTGGCGGGCTGCGATTACGGTACGCCGACGGCGAGTGTCTTGGGCGTGAGGTTTCCAGCCGGAAGCCCGGCGGCCGTGGATCACGCGGCGCTCGGATGGATACCTCGAGGCGCGGAAAGTTTGCCCGTGCACGCGACGCAGCTTTACGAAGCTGCGATAGGCATCGTCGCCGCCGCCATTGCTTCGATATGGCTCGTGAAAGGAAAACGCGACGGACGAGCCTTTGCAACGTTCGCCGCTCTGTACGCCGTAGGCCGGTTTTTTGTGGAAATGCTGCGAGGCGACGGGTCGCGCGGGCTTTATGGTACGACGAGCACGTCGCAATGGGTATCGCTCGTGCTTCTCGTCATGATTGGTGCATTTGTTTGGCAAGCCAAACGTCAGGCGCGACAAACCGTGAGCGCGGCCCTGGCTCTCGTCGCGCTCGTCGCATTCCCGCGGCTTGGTATGGCGCAAAAAGTTGGTGGAGGCCCTGCGGCCCCGCCTCCAACGACGACCGCTTCGTCGTCGAACGTTCCGCCGCCGCCTCCCGTGCCCGCGGCACAACCCTATCCCGGACAACCCGGCGCGCAGCCATATCCGTATCCACCGCCTGCTGGCGCGCAGCCGTATCCTTATCCCTATCCGCCGCCTGCTGGCGCGCAGCCGTACCCTTATCCCTATCCGCCGCCTGCTGGCGCGCAGCCGTATCCATATCCCTATCCACCGCCTCCTGGAGCCGCGCCTTATCCACCGCAACAACCTCCGCCCGGGTCGACTCCGCCGCCGGCCGAAGAGCCCGACGAACCAAAGGCGGACAGGCAAAAAGGGTACAATGAGCGCCATTTGGGGATTGGCCTCGCGCTTGGGGGATACTTGGCACCCAAGTTTGGCGTATCGCATGGCACGACGATGGAGCTCGAAGCGACGTGGCGCTTCAATTCGTCGGTGCGGACTCGTTTGGAAGTGGGTTTGGAGGGGCGCCTCGTGCTGACCAGCGACGCAACACAAGGTGGCATTGGTGTGCCGCTGCGTTTCGTGGCCGGGCTTGGTCGGACGACGGAAATGGATGTGACGATGGTGCCGTTCTATTCGCGTATTGGCTTCGATTCGAAATATTTCGAGTCGATCAACGCGTTCGGCGCTCGATTCCAATGGGGCATCGGCTGGCCCCTCTCGTCACACATCGCGCTCGGGGTGAACCCGATTGTGATTGGCGTCATGGGTTCGTCGGACGTGAAACCAGTGTTTACCTTCGAACCCAAGATTTGGGTGAAAGTGGCGCCGTTCTAA
- a CDS encoding STAS/SEC14 domain-containing protein produces the protein MTTAKSTVSFEPPDMTVWRFHGDVSEDGMRALTLREKQLIDGLPYLLKLVDMRRAGNITAGARKAGAEKVHDVPVKAVAIFGANFAIRVLANLVVRAGSILRKIDTVPTRFFETEEEGRAWLSSKRDEIQLNETRESV, from the coding sequence ATGACTACGGCCAAAAGCACCGTATCGTTCGAGCCCCCCGATATGACCGTTTGGCGATTTCACGGGGATGTATCGGAAGATGGGATGCGTGCACTCACGTTGCGTGAAAAACAATTGATTGATGGTTTGCCGTATCTCTTGAAGCTCGTGGACATGCGCCGGGCGGGCAACATCACGGCGGGAGCGCGAAAAGCGGGCGCGGAAAAAGTACACGACGTACCCGTCAAAGCCGTCGCCATATTCGGCGCAAATTTTGCCATTCGCGTCCTTGCCAATCTTGTCGTTCGAGCCGGGAGCATTCTTCGTAAAATAGATACGGTGCCCACTCGTTTTTTCGAGACCGAAGAGGAAGGTCGCGCGTGGCTTTCGAGCAAGCGAGACGAGATTCAATTGAACGAGACACGGGAATCGGTTTGA